GATCGCACATCCCATATCCGACGGACTAAACAGAGGTGTCGGCTGACCAGGACGAGTCACCAACTGGAGGTTGACATGAACCCACGCGTCGCAGAGAACGAAGCGCAGCGCAGAGCCGTGGACGTGGTGCGTGATCGACTGACCCGCACAGCGAACGCTGCTCACGTGATGCTGCGAGGTCACTGACGCAGAGCAGGAGACTCTCGATGTGTCCGCTCACTCTGCGCTCTCAGCTCTACTCGTTGCAATTATCTATTGAACTTGATGATGTGCAACGTAATGCAAACAATATTCTCAcacacgttttgttttttttttcaaactctccgtgtgtttttattgttagcacttaacagttttatcatgtagcactttgggattttcttaaatataaagtgcattacaaattaaacgTATTATTATGATTTGTTATTATTACACGTGTATCCCAAATCCCCAGCAGCTTAAAACGAACTTTTCAAATGAACTCCTGTGAGCTAATTGTGTTGTCCTTTATGTGAGATGATCTGCTGGCTGACTGTTACTCGATCTGCTCAGAGTATCATCACGCCGATGTACAATGCATCCGGTTGGCTGGATGAATGCCTGCAGGCCGTCTTAAAACAAGACTTCACCGGAACCATGGAGCTCTCCGTCTTTGACGACGCAAGCACTGTACGTTTGTTTGCATATTTACAGGCAGGTATGTAAACATTGAGATCTCAGTCATAGTTCAACGTGTGTCTATGTGTCTGCACGCGTGTGTTCTTTAGGATGACTCAAGGAAAGTGGTGGAGGGTTGGAAGAAGAGGCTGCAGGCGAGGGGCATCTCAGTTGTGATCTCCGGCCACAACTCTCCCCGACCCAGAGGAGGTCAGTAGGATCTTGTCAAACTCTGACCTCAGGAATTGCTTTTACATTGaagatgaatgagatggtggACAACCGAAAGGAGCTGAAACATGAGCCAATTGTGTTTAATTATCTATGCAAAAGACATCTTCTCATTTTCTTGTGCTTCTTCTCATGTTCTTGTCCTTTGTGGACATTGCTCATAACTCCCCAGACCAGTTTTGGTCGGGTGTTTACAGGCAGCTGACATTGTCTGTTTCTAGAGTATCATGCTGGGAAGACATTTGAGGGAGGTCGAGAAGTGTTTGGACCTTGAGgttaagaatgtttttgtaaaaaatgcTCATAATTCAAGGAGCGGCAGAGAAAATTGAGTAATATGTGTTTGCGATCCGTAATATCTGTGATTGGGTCTTCACACAACTTTCCCTCTTGTGTAGTGTCTcgaattaaaaagacaaatgacaTGTTATTACGTTATGTTTATGTGTTGAACAGAATAATGACTTAAACATGGAAGTAGTGAGAACACAGAGGCCCACACAAAACAatcagcaaacacaaacatgaacatacTTCTGTTTTTCAGTGGGATATGCAAAGAATAAGGCAATAACTCAGAGCTGTGGACAATACTTGTGCTTTCAGGATGCGGTAAGTGTTagtttgtgtgggtttgtgtcagCCAAAGCAAGTTTAATTTCACCTTCCACGTGTCTTTCATAACTCACAATAGTGAGGCAACAATAATTTGATCATATTGCTTTGTCCAAATATACAtggacacattcacacacagaccTCAGCAGCTCAGCGAGTGTTTGACAGACATGTCAGAACTCATGTCTAATGAGCTGAGCTtgatacatgtgtgtgtgtgtgtgtgtgtgtgtgtgtatttatgtttatATGAGTGGCAGCTCTGTCTCTGAAACAGTGCTTTGTCTGTCAAATTACTGATCTTTGTTTTTAACTGCTTAAGTTACACGAAGTTGCTCATGGACTGTTTTATGCTGGAAGAATGAAATACGCATAACAAGATTGCTTTAAAAGAAACCTGCCATTCGTACACATAATAGCTGAATGTTTGTATCTGTGACTTGATGTTTTTTGTAATCCAGGACGACGTTATGTTGCCACAAAGAGTTCGTCTGCAGTATGAGGCAACTTTCCTCCACCCAAACTCTGTAAGTTCTCCCTCAAGTATTTGCTTGCTAgcttcctttcctccttcaccccccccccccccccccccccgcttcctcccccctcacttGCCCTCACAGCCcatccctttctctctcaccCTGATCATCTGACTAATCCTTCCCCAAAAATATTCATGGCTGTgtgcgtgagcgtgtgtgtgtgtgtgtgtgtgtgtgcgctcgcttCCATGCAGTTGGCATGCAGAACAGTGTGAGTATCCGGTGTTGATGCTTTCTGTGGTCTGCCAGGTCAGAGGTTAAAGGTCGAGTGTGGGAGGGAAGTGAGGGAGACAGCATGGAGACAGCGGTCTTGCCGCCCTGCACAAACAGCCTGCCTCGTTCTGTTTGCGCTGTATTATTTTAGGGTCCTGGATAAAATACGATCCTCTGTTATGTTATTCAGTTGCGTATAACCTCCTCCTTCTTTATTTCAAGCCCCTCGTTACTTCTCATTGACCTTCCTCCTCTGAGATTTGTAAGTAAAAATAAGGGCACAGCTGACGGATCACATTTGTTTTCTGACAGTCAAGAAATAACTAATTGAAGGAGTGTTTTAGCCATTTTTGAACTTTAAGTTTGTAATTCACAcatccatttcttcttcttcatcttctaaaGCACCATGTTATttctgcaaatgttttttccccGATAGCTGATTGGCTGTAAAGTCCGGAGGGCTCCAGAGGGATCGACTGAGCGTTACACTCGCTGGATCAACACAATCACTCAGAGTCAGCTCATCACTCAGGTAAGTAGCTTCaaaaggcttgtgtgtgtgtgtgtgtgtgtgtgtgtgtgtgtgtgtgtgtgtgtgtgtgtgtgtcagaggtcaTGTGCCAGGCATCATCCAGGTTGGACAGAAACAGGATGTCTACCTACCGTCCGCAGTTTCTACGGAAACGTGGCGGTGGCATGGACGGAGGTGGTGGGACTGGGATGGAcctctctgtccatcccagTCCCACCAGAGGAAACGGGTCCCACTGACAGCTGTGTGCTGGGGGGAGTCGTAGTGGAAACCagtgacatgtttttgttttttttcactgacAAAAGAACTGCAggcttttcttctgtttcaacTGCTCCTGCAATATGTGTTTTGGTATGTAGTGCACACGGTGTGTGTGGAAGTTCCTGGAAACAAACCCATTCCCAAAGTTCAATTCACTTTCCCCACTCATCCAAGTTGCATTTCAAAGGAGATCATTTTAATGGCACAAAACTGGAAAAATTAGCTTGGCAAAAAATGCATTAAGATGAGATTAATTTGTGACCCCACTGGCAGCATTTCTATTTATGTACAGAAGGAAGTCTACAGTTTGCTGTCTGAACAAAACACACTGTTACCAAGGAAACAAGACGACCTGGACCCACTCTCCCTTTCTAacggacacacactcacacacttgtgTTTTCATGACTATGACTTGCACTCATTACTCATTATTCACAACCAGTCTAATCATAACTCTGGTTTTATCCTTAGACCAAGTCTTCACCCTAAAATGTACTGAATAGGTGcattttgtgtgaatgtgtagtCAGATGTGTGTCCCCACAAGACGGTTAAagagcggacacacacaccgtctgCATAACTCCTTAGCAGGCATTCCTGGATATTTATGTGATATTAAGTTTCATGGGGCATGAGAATGAGATCACGCATAGATTCTGCAGGCTGAAAGGCCGCTCGTTTccctttccacttttttttcctccctttctttgaCTTTATAAAGACACAGAATCTAAACGAGTTAAAGCCGAGATTTACTCCGAATGGGGCTCCTTTAACTGGATCCAGAGGTGGACGGTTCATCTGTATGACATTAGACATGGTCATCCCAAACCTTCCCCACCACTCCGACTTCTCACATCTACACCAACTCTCCcgttgtttctctccctctctctcctctggttTCCAAGAATTAGTTCTTAGTCATGCTTTTGGCCACAGCGTCCATCTACAACATGTTGCAACATTACATCCGAGGGAGAGAAGATGTACGTAggtggacaacacacacacacactcactccctcacactTTATTCTGTCCAGCTGTTCAACTGTCTGAATCCAGATGTTTTTCCCCATTTTCTTCATCTGTAATGCATTTCAGTTATGCAGCAACCAAGAACAGtcacttttcacacacacaaacccacagcaGGGGAAGCACAGGAACACAGTTAAAGGAGAAAACGTGTCAACCTTAGATGACCCCTcggattaaaaacacaacaacacctctcaacagaacacacacacacgtacaagaaaggaagaaaagaagggaggtggaggaaggaggaagctgTGAAACgaataaaaagtgaaagaagTATAGGTGCCTAAATATGGTCCTGGAGTATTACAAAGGTTGCCGttagaaagaggaggagaggtcaTAAGAAAGTCATTAGTCACGTTTGTAAGACGCCACATGCGGCTGCACTCTGACCTATTTTATTTGCACGATTAGACGTTTCGTAGAATTCTTCTCCATTTGACTGAAATGCCTAATAGGAGATTTCCGTGGGCGGTCAACGACATCCTGGTCGGATTGCGGCTGATATGGATGTTGTgttctgagagagagagagaaacatttatTCACTTTAATTTAAGCAAAGCTTCTGAACTCATCTTCCACCCATTAATGGATATTTTGTCAGACTATCTTTTCTATTTCCTGACCTGTAATACAAGTAATTAGCAACTTGTCATTGCCGTCAGATCTTCACTCAGTTAGAACACTTATTGGAGGTATTGGATGAAGGTATGATCTTTCCACCACTACATGACTAAATGTAGAGTATATTGTGTCTCTCTGGTTCTTGCCCTACAAAACAAACTCTGTTTAAAATAGAGCAAGATTCAAATTATTTGTTCACATTGACCAGTAACCATGTAACTATGTGATGTACATCAGCAGTCAAATGATCGGAACTTTTAATTGGTTTGCCCTAAAAATTGTAATTCCTGGGTTTTTTGTCCAAATGTCCAGTGTTATAATCTGAGCTGTTCTCTGGTCTCAGGTGTACACGTCTCATGGGCCCACAGTCGTCATGCCGACATGGTTCTGTTCAAGGAACTGGTACCTGAAGGTTGGACCGTTTGATGAGGGGGGCAAGGTGAGGGTACACGCCCAAACGTCTTTAGAACTCCAAAACGCAGTCCAACCATCCGCCCATCCTTTGTAAGCCTCCATTATTCATgtctatttttaattttcttgTCAAAACTTTGCACGTTCATtactcaaaatacattttgagtgAGGACAGTACTTTGGGAGGGTGAGCTGTGCCAGTAGCGGCTGATGTAGCATTGAGCTACTAGCCTCTAGAAGACTCCATCAACTATCTTGTTTTCATACCTGTTCTTCACTCAGATTTCACACAGTTCCCTCTTCCACATCCCCAAGACCtttacacacactcactatggtgtgtgcatttgttgttTGAGCTCACCTTTTAAAACAGGATGTTTTAAATCAATGGTAAAAATACTAAACATTTAACTGCTACTAACTTAACTTACCTTTACTCAGTCGTCTCATGTATTACACTTATGAACTGTCATCTCCATCCTCACGCGCTACCTCCTACTCCCCAGGGAGTCCCAGAGGACTTGCTCTTCTTCTACCAGAGTCTTCGTCAGAGAGGGGGCGTGGCCAGAGTCGATCAGTGCCTGCTGGTGTACCGCTACCACGAGAAGGCTGCCACGCACTCTGTAACAGAGTCAGTCTCACTACGCACACCTTTCcctgctgcgcacacacacacacacacacacacacacacatatatatataatcctcTACATTCTCACAGCTGCCAGCTGGCATCTGATCTTCTCAAGGCTTGATtcttttaacacacaaacaacagaaGATTTCCAGAATATGTTGGATGTGGAATTCCAGACACTTTCCCAGCAAATGAATCAGGGATTTCAACCTCTTCACTTCCCTCTGTGGAATGTTCAGCATCTCTAAGACGCTGTGGAAATCTGATCTGTTGTGAGccctgttggtgtgtgtgtgtgtgtgtgtgtgtgcatgagtaaaagtgtgtgtttgtgtctgaagGATCAgaccctcctgctgctgcctctgcttcaGCAAGGTCATGTAGTGTCTGTAGCCGCGTGTGAGCGCCTCAAATGTTAAAACACACCAAAGGAGATGGtctttcctgccccccccccccccccccacacacacacacacacctgcctcgCCTTCCTTCTCTATTTCCTTCTCTAATGCGTATGTCTTCCCGTGTTGACGCACTCCTTCACCGATCCTCCTCCTCGGTCTTCATTTGTCACCTGTCTATTTTTGGATACTTATTTCAAGCTTGCCTTTCCTACTTTCCACGTCCCCCTCTTTTTGTTACCCCTTCCCATCCATAGCCTGCCTACTTCCTCTCTTTAGCCAAATAAAACCATCATCTtctcactgtctctcacacacacacacacacacacacacacacacacacacacacacacacacacacacacacacattgtgaaaCTGTGAAGGGTCTCTTAGTGAGGTGAgaaaggctttaaaaaaagttaagtaTGGTGCCAAATAGTAAGAGGGAGGCTTCTGGACACAGAGAGGCTGTGTTTATGCTGCGCATGTGGAACAGAGTGCATGAAAGTGTTTGCATTTGATCCACAGGGTGTTAGGAGGATGAAGGCTTCAGTGTGTGTATACAGATACAGATTACAGTAAATCTCTGCCACATTACTTCCATGTCTTAGAATCAAAGAGCAAAGAGAATGTCTAGAAAAGGAATCCGGAGACCACCCGCGATAAACCACGGTGGTGGGTTTGTTTGGCATATGAGGCCCACTGTTAGACCCAGTCAGGCGCTCACATCAGGAGATGAGAGCAGAGAACCTTCCGTGATTGTGTCCATATAATTACTCaacagcggtgtgtgtgtgtgtgtgtgtgtgtgtgtgtgtgtatttgtactaGGGAGCGAGACCGTGTAGGAAGAGAGTAAAAGCATGAATGAAGTTCATGTGAAGGaaggtgcgtgtgtgcatgtgtgtgtgtgtgtgtgtgtgtggcctgtaCACAGCTGTGTATACCAGTCAAAATATAGGCAGCAGCAAAACAACTTAAtctaaaaaaggcacaattttcaaaatagtcAAAATTCACAGAGATTAAAAGCAAAGTATGAAAAAATGAAACCTTGTTTTCACTCTGAATAAACAATCTTaacagtttgttatttttaaaggacCTTCTGTCCGTCCTCCATTCATCTCCTTTTCCAGGGAAACCATTTGGAAGCTGAGAGTTGACTTCCTGCAGGAGCAGGTTCTCAGCCGATGGGAGAGCTTCACCATATGGAACGCTGGGAAACAGGGCCGCAAGCTGTTCCGAAGTCTGAGCCCGACCAATCAGGAGAGGGTATGCTACCTCAGATGCAAAGTCAGATGTGAGACATACTGTATAGAATCGGTGGAAAAGGCTTGGGGGGGATGTGAGTTTGTGCCAACGCCTTTCTGCTTCATTTATCAGGTAAAAGCTTTTTGTGATGTCGATGACAACAAGATCAAGAAAGGCTTTTACACATATGAGGAATCCAAGGTGAGACCAGCCACCGGGTCACCAAATACAACATGTTCATTGATGTTCAATGGAACAGGCCCAGATCCAAGCGATGATTCAAATAAATGGTCATCCAGTGAATTAGAATTTTATTTGAAGCTGTATCACGGTGCCGTGGTGGTtatcactgtcgcctcacagcaagaaggtcctgggttcgactccgcccagtggcctttctgtgtggagtctgcatgttctccccgtgtccgtgtgggttctctccgggtactccggcatCCTCCCACAGtacaaagacatgctctggggatcaggttaattgcccctaggtgtgtgaatggttgtatgtctctgtgtagccctgcgattggctggcgaccagtccatgTACCCTGTCTGgggaagttggctgggatggactccagcccccctgcgaccctgtgtgcaggataagtgcaGGAtaaggataagcggtttgacgatggatggatgaagctgTATCAAACAATTAgcaagtagtagtagtatcttgttgtcttgttgtcatATGCATATACTCTTTATTTTGATATTCTGCAGCAAAGACCAAAGCCCAAAATACCAGTTCTGCACTACAAAGACGCCTCCGCTCCCTTCGTTATCTGTGTTAAACTGGTGAGTAGAAAACCTGTCTGCGTGGTGTCGAGTTTTTGACGGCGTTCCCAGAGGTcttgttatttaaataaaaaatataatgatCAAGAGAGCACACaggacatgacacacacacacacacac
The sequence above is a segment of the Gasterosteus aculeatus chromosome 9, fGasAcu3.hap1.1, whole genome shotgun sequence genome. Coding sequences within it:
- the qtgal gene encoding queuosine-tRNA galactosyltransferase isoform X1, with amino-acid sequence MNPRVAENEAQRRAVDVSIITPMYNASGWLDECLQAVLKQDFTGTMELSVFDDASTDDSRKVVEGWKKRLQARGISVVISGHNSPRPRGVGYAKNKAITQSCGQYLCFQDADDVMLPQRVRLQYEATFLHPNSLIGCKVRRAPEGSTERYTRWINTITQSQLITQVYTSHGPTVVMPTWFCSRNWYLKVGPFDEGGKGVPEDLLFFYQSLRQRGGVARVDQCLLVYRYHEKAATHSVTEETIWKLRVDFLQEQVLSRWESFTIWNAGKQGRKLFRSLSPTNQERVKAFCDVDDNKIKKGFYTYEESKQRPKPKIPVLHYKDASAPFVICVKLDMTGGVLEENLNSLLLEEGTDFYHFN
- the qtgal gene encoding queuosine-tRNA galactosyltransferase isoform X2, giving the protein MNPRVAENEAQRRAVDVSIITPMYNASGWLDECLQAVLKQDFTGTMELSVFDDASTDDSRKVVEGWKKRLQARGISVVISGHNSPRPRGVGYAKNKAITQSCGQYLCFQDADDVMLPQRVRLQYEATFLHPNSLIGCKVRRAPEGSTERYTRWINTITQSQLITQVYTSHGPTVVMPTWFCSRNWYLKVGPFDEGGKGVPEDLLFFYQSLRQRGGVARVDQCLLVYRYHEKAATHSVTEETIWKLRVDFLQEQVLSRWESFTIWNAGKQGRKLFRSLSPTNQERQRPKPKIPVLHYKDASAPFVICVKLDMTGGVLEENLNSLLLEEGTDFYHFN